In Nostoc sp. CENA543, a single genomic region encodes these proteins:
- a CDS encoding RpoD/SigA family RNA polymerase sigma factor codes for MYQTKQKSIQENMNIAELGTMEILEHEEESFDSLEIVIEEEAPHVDHLETDERDGDQMAAARPSGYNKTEHDDAVGAFFKEMARYPLLKPDEEVELAKRVRFLEDVKDLQEALQAELGKQPTKAQIAARLEVTEKQLENRLYQGRVAKRKMIRSNLRLVVSIAKRYLNRGVPFLDLIQEGAMGLNRATEKFDPDKGYKFSTYAYWWIRQAITRAIANDARTIRLPIHIVEKLNKLKKAQRELKQKLRRNPSEAEMAEALEVSVQQLRQLQQLRRQALSLNHRVGKEEDTELMDLLEDEDNLSPEAKMNENMMRQEIWEVLGDVLTPREKDVISLRYGLTTSEPCTLEEVGNMFNLSRERVRQIQSKAMRKLRRPHIAKRLKGWLI; via the coding sequence ATGTACCAAACCAAGCAAAAATCCATCCAGGAAAATATGAATATTGCTGAATTGGGAACGATGGAAATACTTGAACATGAAGAAGAATCTTTCGACAGTTTAGAAATAGTGATTGAAGAAGAAGCACCCCATGTAGATCATTTAGAAACAGATGAACGTGATGGGGATCAAATGGCTGCGGCTCGTCCTTCTGGGTATAATAAAACCGAGCATGATGATGCTGTTGGGGCATTTTTTAAGGAAATGGCACGCTATCCACTACTCAAACCTGATGAAGAGGTAGAGTTAGCAAAACGCGTCAGATTTTTAGAAGATGTCAAAGATTTACAAGAGGCTTTGCAAGCAGAACTCGGAAAGCAACCAACTAAAGCTCAAATCGCAGCGCGCTTAGAAGTTACAGAAAAGCAACTAGAAAATCGCTTATATCAAGGTAGAGTAGCCAAGCGCAAAATGATTCGCTCTAACTTGAGACTAGTAGTGTCAATTGCCAAAAGATATTTAAATCGCGGAGTGCCTTTTCTGGATTTAATTCAGGAAGGGGCTATGGGTTTAAACCGCGCCACAGAAAAATTTGATCCCGATAAAGGATATAAGTTCTCTACCTACGCTTATTGGTGGATTAGACAGGCAATTACTAGGGCGATCGCCAATGATGCCAGAACCATCCGCCTACCCATTCACATTGTCGAAAAACTTAACAAACTCAAAAAAGCCCAAAGAGAACTCAAACAAAAACTCCGTCGCAACCCCTCAGAAGCAGAAATGGCGGAAGCTTTAGAAGTTAGCGTACAGCAACTGCGCCAACTGCAACAACTCAGAAGACAAGCCCTATCTCTTAACCACCGCGTCGGTAAAGAAGAAGATACCGAACTGATGGATTTATTAGAAGATGAAGATAACCTATCTCCTGAAGCCAAAATGAACGAAAACATGATGCGTCAGGAAATTTGGGAAGTTTTAGGCGATGTCCTCACCCCACGGGAAAAAGACGTAATTTCACTGCGCTATGGCTTGACAACCAGCGAACCCTGCACCCTAGAAGAAGTGGGTAATATGTTTAATCTCTCCCGTGAACGAGTCAGACAAATTCAAAGTAAAGCCATGCGAAAACTACGCCGTCCCCATATAGCGAAACGGCTCAAAGGGTGGTTGATTTGA
- a CDS encoding GNAT family N-acetyltransferase has protein sequence MTNNLIVRCAEPDDSKALFELIQGLAEYEKLSHAVTGNALALHEHLFGSKKYVEALLAEYSGKAVGFALFFHNYSTFLTKPGIYLEDLFVLPEYRRQGIGKALLIKLAQIAVERECGRLEWTVLDWNESAQAFYRSMGASILDDWRICRVTEEAIGQLAAKES, from the coding sequence ATGACTAACAATCTCATCGTGCGTTGTGCTGAACCTGATGATAGCAAAGCTCTATTTGAGTTAATTCAGGGGTTGGCAGAGTATGAAAAACTCTCTCATGCTGTCACCGGCAACGCTTTGGCTTTACATGAGCATTTATTTGGCTCAAAAAAATATGTAGAGGCTTTATTGGCAGAATATTCAGGTAAAGCTGTGGGTTTTGCCTTATTTTTCCATAATTACTCAACCTTCCTCACCAAACCTGGGATTTATCTCGAAGATTTATTTGTTTTACCGGAGTATCGACGGCAAGGTATCGGTAAAGCACTCCTCATTAAACTTGCTCAAATTGCCGTTGAAAGGGAATGTGGGCGGTTAGAGTGGACTGTTCTCGACTGGAATGAGTCAGCGCAGGCATTTTATCGCAGTATGGGCGCGTCGATTTTAGATGACTGGCGCATTTGTAGAGTGACAGAAGAGGCAATTGGCCAGTTAGCAGCTAAAGAATCATGA
- the petJ gene encoding cytochrome c6 PetJ translates to MKKIFSILLVGIAIFTFAFSNSALAADSANGATIFNANCAACHTGGKNLVQANKTLKKDALEEYGMYSAEAIITQVTNGKNAMPAFKGRLNDSQIEDVAAYVLDQADKW, encoded by the coding sequence ATGAAGAAAATCTTTTCAATTCTACTGGTAGGCATTGCCATCTTCACTTTTGCCTTCAGTAATTCCGCCTTGGCTGCTGACAGCGCAAATGGAGCAACAATCTTTAATGCTAACTGTGCGGCTTGTCATACAGGTGGTAAAAATTTAGTGCAAGCTAACAAAACCCTGAAGAAAGATGCCTTGGAAGAGTACGGTATGTACTCAGCAGAGGCTATTATCACTCAAGTTACAAATGGTAAAAATGCTATGCCTGCTTTTAAAGGTCGTTTAAACGATTCTCAAATTGAAGATGTAGCAGCTTACGTCCTCGACCAAGCAGATAAATGGTAA
- a CDS encoding Ycf34 family protein, protein MCICVNCHYVDRCVTYHAVETQHQQPHLTENPTFDPNEPSINVNIRTKEDVIEMEWDVVGCLSFKQETGKWSKLRPGELVPT, encoded by the coding sequence ATGTGTATTTGCGTAAACTGCCACTATGTAGATCGCTGTGTGACCTATCACGCCGTCGAAACGCAGCACCAACAGCCCCATTTAACAGAAAATCCCACTTTTGATCCCAACGAACCATCTATTAACGTTAACATTCGTACGAAAGAAGATGTGATTGAAATGGAATGGGATGTAGTCGGTTGTCTCAGCTTTAAGCAAGAAACAGGTAAATGGTCAAAATTACGTCCAGGCGAATTAGTCCCGACTTGA
- a CDS encoding CCA tRNA nucleotidyltransferase, with product MSSDVFLRLAPENWPFSLECLPQPAYMVGGAVRDALLGRSREYWDLDFIIPSDAVKVARAIARRYQAGFVLLDSERQIARVVFPNATADFAQQEGESLDADLHRRDFTVNAIAYNPHTQSIIDPLGGCNDIKLGLMRMISPRNLIDDPLRLLRAYRQAAQLGFTIETNTQNTIRNLASHISQVAAERVRVEIGYLLASPQGTPWITKAGEDGLLAPFFKNANHYSFTKLAAVDAVATELAEHWPQLGVELQNYVRDTVKTTWLGVAKLACLVHQQPAIAELELQELTYSRAEVRAVATALKLFPQLKFADSVREQYFLFQEAGIVFTATILLALVDDNLVEPMSGTHPLQVYAPLISRYLNPDDLVAHPTQLVSGKNLMIALNIPASPLVGELLKEIAVAQAEGKISTQQEAIEWAKRIIQQ from the coding sequence ATGTCTTCTGATGTATTTTTGCGTCTAGCTCCTGAAAATTGGCCTTTTAGTCTGGAATGCTTACCACAACCAGCTTACATGGTGGGTGGTGCGGTGCGGGATGCGCTTTTGGGGAGGAGTCGGGAGTATTGGGATCTTGACTTTATTATCCCATCGGATGCGGTGAAGGTAGCTAGAGCGATCGCTCGTCGTTACCAAGCTGGGTTTGTGTTACTAGACTCAGAACGGCAAATTGCGCGGGTGGTATTTCCGAATGCGACGGCTGATTTTGCCCAACAAGAAGGCGAAAGTTTAGACGCTGACTTACACAGGAGAGATTTTACTGTAAATGCGATCGCCTATAATCCCCATACCCAATCTATCATTGACCCTTTAGGGGGTTGTAATGATATCAAGTTGGGTCTGATGCGGATGATATCACCCCGTAATTTAATAGATGATCCTTTGCGCCTGTTACGTGCTTATCGCCAAGCGGCTCAACTAGGCTTTACGATTGAAACCAATACCCAAAATACTATCCGCAATTTAGCATCGCATATATCCCAAGTTGCTGCTGAACGAGTCCGCGTAGAAATTGGTTATTTGTTAGCCAGTCCTCAAGGAACACCTTGGATAACCAAAGCTGGGGAAGATGGGTTACTTGCACCGTTCTTTAAAAATGCAAATCACTACAGCTTTACCAAACTCGCAGCCGTTGATGCTGTGGCGACGGAATTAGCAGAACATTGGCCACAACTAGGTGTAGAACTGCAAAATTACGTGCGTGATACCGTCAAAACTACATGGCTAGGTGTTGCTAAACTCGCTTGTCTTGTACATCAACAACCAGCCATAGCCGAATTAGAACTACAGGAACTTACCTATAGCCGCGCAGAAGTTCGCGCTGTTGCCACTGCCTTGAAATTGTTCCCTCAGCTAAAATTTGCTGATTCCGTGCGAGAACAGTATTTTCTCTTCCAAGAAGCAGGAATTGTATTTACGGCTACAATTTTGTTAGCCTTAGTGGACGATAATCTGGTAGAGCCGATGTCTGGCACTCATCCATTGCAGGTATACGCACCATTGATCAGCCGCTACCTTAACCCTGATGATCTGGTCGCTCATCCCACTCAGCTAGTAAGTGGTAAAAATCTAATGATAGCACTAAATATTCCCGCATCGCCACTGGTAGGAGAACTGCTGAAGGAAATAGCTGTGGCACAAGCTGAAGGGAAGATTTCTACTCAGCAAGAGGCGATAGAGTGGGCGAAAAGAATTATTCAGCAATGA
- a CDS encoding heavy metal translocating P-type ATPase has protein sequence MTIATKPNINQRLIEESKIVPGIDYHVVHKIPGRIRFRIPLLAHDPDYTQTLRELLKSDSRVLEFRINIWASSIAISYQLADSKHDLLPNYLIDLLQEAQIRKTHKPQETVLDSDEAGVKLPALATVLALLGLGFPIPRVIIGTTVALAALPIAKRAYTSITQSRKLNIDCLDLLAIALTSAQGNLLTPALVMTLHEIGDLIRDRTARVTEHHAADLLDSLGHYAWVVQPDGERKHILATQVQPQDTVIVYPGEQIPVDGQILRGQALIDQQKLTGESMPVLRQVGQTVYASTLVREGEIYIQTERVGSATRAGASIELVQQAPVHDTRMGNYAAAIADKAVLPALIFAGLVLAATRNPARAASILTLDFVTGIRVSLPTSFLAALHHATRHGVLIRSGRALEKLAQVDTLVFDKTGTLTKGDIEVMEVETVNGRMSSQRLLSLAAAAEQRLTHPVAQAVVRYAEKQGIEILPRQEFTYEIGLGVRAEIDGEQVIVGSDRFLRQCGVPLDCLYEPHHCNHVDCPDHLNCRISAHDSLLYISVNQEFQGVIYYTDPLRPESASIIEKLQTEYGMEVHLLTGDNHQRAVAVAEELNLPLSQVHAEAFPEQKAEIIQKLHNSGKTVAFTGDGLNDSIALAYADVSISFGGGSEVARETADIVLMDDNLSSFLDAIAIAHQTQAIIKQNISLAVVPNLAALGLATTVGLHPLAATVVHNGSAIAAGLNGLRPLMHQDPPR, from the coding sequence ATGACGATCGCCACTAAACCAAACATTAATCAGCGATTGATTGAAGAATCAAAAATCGTCCCTGGAATTGACTATCATGTAGTACATAAAATTCCCGGTAGAATTAGATTTCGCATCCCTCTTTTAGCCCATGATCCTGATTACACTCAAACTCTCAGGGAGTTACTAAAATCTGATAGTCGAGTTTTAGAATTTCGCATTAATATTTGGGCGAGTTCTATTGCCATTAGCTACCAATTAGCTGATAGCAAACATGATTTATTGCCCAATTACTTAATAGATTTGCTACAAGAAGCCCAAATTCGCAAAACTCACAAGCCACAAGAAACAGTCTTAGATAGTGATGAGGCTGGGGTGAAGTTACCGGCTTTAGCTACAGTTTTAGCTTTACTGGGGTTGGGGTTCCCAATTCCTAGAGTCATCATTGGCACAACTGTAGCACTAGCGGCTTTACCCATTGCCAAACGTGCCTATACCAGTATTACCCAAAGCCGAAAATTAAATATAGATTGTCTGGATTTGCTGGCGATCGCCTTAACTTCTGCCCAAGGAAATCTCCTTACTCCCGCTTTGGTGATGACACTCCACGAAATTGGTGATTTAATCCGCGATCGCACCGCCAGAGTTACCGAACATCACGCCGCCGATTTACTCGATTCTCTGGGACATTACGCTTGGGTTGTCCAACCAGACGGAGAAAGAAAACATATCCTCGCCACCCAAGTCCAACCACAAGACACCGTAATTGTCTATCCAGGCGAACAAATCCCCGTCGATGGGCAAATCTTGCGTGGTCAAGCCTTAATTGACCAGCAAAAATTGACAGGGGAATCCATGCCCGTTTTGCGTCAAGTTGGGCAGACTGTTTACGCTTCCACCTTGGTACGAGAAGGTGAAATTTACATCCAAACGGAACGGGTAGGCAGTGCCACCCGTGCTGGTGCCAGTATAGAATTAGTCCAACAAGCCCCCGTACATGATACCCGCATGGGTAACTATGCAGCTGCGATCGCTGACAAAGCGGTACTACCAGCCTTAATTTTTGCTGGACTAGTATTAGCCGCTACTCGTAACCCAGCGAGAGCAGCATCTATCCTCACCTTAGATTTTGTGACGGGGATTCGTGTTTCCCTCCCTACAAGCTTCCTAGCCGCCTTACACCACGCCACCAGACACGGTGTACTTATCCGTAGTGGTCGCGCTTTAGAAAAATTGGCACAGGTGGACACATTAGTTTTTGATAAAACAGGCACTCTCACCAAGGGTGATATTGAAGTCATGGAAGTGGAAACTGTCAATGGCAGAATGTCTAGCCAAAGACTCTTAAGCCTAGCCGCCGCCGCCGAACAACGCCTGACTCACCCAGTCGCCCAAGCTGTAGTCCGCTATGCTGAAAAACAGGGGATTGAGATTCTCCCCCGCCAAGAATTTACCTATGAAATTGGTTTAGGAGTCCGTGCCGAAATTGACGGAGAACAAGTGATTGTAGGTAGCGATCGCTTTTTGCGTCAGTGTGGCGTTCCCCTTGATTGTCTCTATGAACCCCATCACTGCAACCATGTAGATTGTCCCGATCACCTCAATTGCCGCATTTCCGCCCATGATTCCTTACTGTATATCAGCGTCAATCAGGAATTTCAAGGCGTGATTTATTACACAGACCCCCTGCGCCCAGAAAGTGCCAGCATCATCGAGAAATTACAAACAGAATACGGCATGGAAGTACATCTATTGACAGGGGATAATCACCAACGGGCTGTAGCTGTAGCAGAAGAACTAAATTTACCTCTGTCCCAAGTCCACGCGGAAGCTTTCCCCGAACAAAAAGCCGAAATCATCCAAAAATTACATAATTCTGGCAAAACCGTCGCCTTTACTGGTGATGGCTTAAATGATTCCATTGCCCTCGCCTATGCAGATGTATCCATTTCCTTTGGTGGCGGTTCCGAAGTCGCTAGAGAAACAGCCGATATCGTCCTGATGGATGATAACCTCAGCAGCTTTTTAGATGCGATCGCGATCGCCCACCAAACCCAAGCCATAATTAAACAAAACATCAGCCTAGCCGTAGTCCCCAACCTAGCCGCTTTAGGACTAGCCACCACCGTAGGACTACATCCCCTAGCAGCCACAGTAGTGCATAATGGTTCAGCCATTGCTGCCGGTTTAAATGGGTTACGTCCCCTGATGCACCAAGATCCGCCGAGGTAG
- a CDS encoding serine/threonine-protein kinase has protein sequence MTSILLNNRYQVIQVLGAGGFGETLLAEDTHMPSRRRCVIKQLKPITNDTQAYQITQQRFEREAATLEYLGEHSDQIPKLYAYFLENGQFYLVQEWIHGQTLRNLLETQGCQSETTVRAIVLSLLAVLNYVHSRGIIHRDIKPDNIILRAVDQKPVLIDFGAVKETIRSVGGSHPTRSMVIGTPGYMPSEQAVGRPVYATDIYSLGLTAIYLLTGKSPEALPTNPQTGEILWQQYAPQISPDLAAVLNQAIKPQASDRFTTASKMLYALSAVNNIPVQSVVQTAQTQQTQAIPIAKPIPSPKKQQPVWILGGLIIGGLLSGVALSTLTRPSPTDTISSDPIPSSSSPSPNTVVSTPPIPEASSPPPEIPQSTPAPFIPAPITPKAKIPPTIVNTPPAPEVTAIPTPTIENNNPVVEPQPTESLPPSPPPKRRKQNTTRQSIPAFPTGTARSTVEAKLGKPNRDLRGAWGKTRAVVYNLIPNQVDLGYLFDRETGELRQTEVAFAQSVDPQVMQNTLNGMLNGQATAKIQQGLEKVQQRQKDDFSFSVGAVKGQIIRQNCDLIYISVWDADLHDFVNPASAKQC, from the coding sequence GTGACATCCATTCTGCTAAACAATCGCTATCAAGTTATTCAGGTACTCGGTGCTGGTGGGTTTGGGGAAACCTTGTTGGCAGAAGATACTCATATGCCTTCTCGTCGTCGTTGCGTAATTAAGCAACTCAAACCCATTACTAACGATACTCAAGCCTACCAAATAACGCAACAGCGATTTGAGAGGGAAGCGGCGACTTTAGAATATTTAGGTGAACACAGTGACCAAATCCCTAAACTCTATGCTTATTTTTTAGAGAATGGCCAGTTTTACCTAGTCCAAGAATGGATTCATGGTCAAACTCTCAGGAATTTGTTAGAAACACAAGGATGTCAGAGTGAAACTACTGTCCGAGCGATTGTCTTGAGTCTGCTAGCAGTTTTAAATTATGTGCATAGCAGAGGGATTATCCATCGAGACATTAAGCCAGATAATATTATTCTGCGTGCAGTTGACCAAAAACCAGTTTTAATTGATTTTGGTGCAGTTAAAGAAACAATTCGTTCTGTAGGGGGTTCTCATCCTACACGTTCGATGGTCATAGGTACACCAGGATATATGCCTAGTGAACAGGCGGTGGGTAGACCAGTTTACGCTACTGATATTTACAGTTTAGGTTTGACAGCGATTTATTTATTAACTGGCAAAAGTCCCGAAGCATTGCCGACAAATCCCCAAACAGGTGAAATTCTTTGGCAACAATACGCGCCGCAAATTTCCCCAGATTTGGCGGCTGTGTTAAATCAGGCAATTAAACCACAGGCGAGCGATCGCTTCACCACTGCCAGTAAAATGCTCTATGCTTTATCTGCGGTGAATAATATACCTGTACAGTCTGTTGTCCAAACGGCTCAAACTCAACAAACTCAAGCTATACCCATAGCCAAACCCATTCCTTCCCCCAAAAAACAACAGCCTGTTTGGATATTAGGCGGTTTAATTATAGGCGGTTTACTTAGTGGCGTAGCACTATCTACACTGACTCGTCCATCCCCAACGGACACGATTTCTAGTGATCCCATACCCTCATCATCGTCTCCCAGTCCCAATACTGTAGTTTCTACCCCTCCTATCCCTGAAGCTTCCTCTCCACCTCCAGAAATTCCCCAATCTACTCCTGCACCATTCATTCCTGCACCAATTACACCCAAAGCTAAAATACCTCCTACGATAGTTAACACTCCGCCTGCACCTGAAGTTACAGCCATACCAACACCCACAATTGAGAATAATAATCCTGTTGTCGAACCACAACCCACAGAATCATTACCCCCAAGTCCACCCCCCAAAAGAAGGAAGCAAAATACCACCAGACAAAGCATCCCTGCTTTCCCCACAGGAACAGCCAGAAGTACCGTAGAAGCCAAACTCGGAAAACCCAATAGAGATTTAAGAGGTGCTTGGGGTAAAACCCGTGCTGTTGTGTACAATTTAATACCCAATCAAGTGGACTTGGGTTATTTATTTGACCGCGAAACCGGAGAACTCAGGCAAACTGAAGTAGCTTTTGCCCAATCTGTAGATCCTCAAGTGATGCAAAATACACTCAACGGAATGCTAAACGGCCAAGCTACAGCCAAAATTCAACAGGGATTAGAAAAAGTTCAACAACGCCAGAAAGATGACTTTAGTTTTTCAGTCGGCGCAGTCAAAGGTCAAATCATTCGTCAGAACTGCGATTTAATTTACATTAGCGTGTGGGATGCAGATTTACATGACTTTGTGAATCCGGCATCAGCGAAACAATGCTAA
- a CDS encoding glycosyltransferase family 2 protein: protein MQISAIICTHNRDNYLGAAIDSLLGQDFPGEFEVIVVDNGSSDRTREVTEERANDPRLKYIFEPVLGLSVARNTGAKTAKSEIIAYLDDDAVASPSWLQVLYDAYQNNQQLAIAGGKVTLLWPPNIEPPKWLSPGLAGNLGAYDLGDSVVYIDQPGLTPRGLNYSIRRQFLTEIGGFDPQLGRVGKNLLSNEELQMTELALKKGWQVAYLPAALVAHNVAPERINRSWFLNRGWWQGISECYREQLAGNAGVAQFGRGGERFVRGLYKAVQYSVNDPAQSFDNLVYTYGQIGYLNAVIQGILFKK, encoded by the coding sequence ATGCAAATCTCTGCAATTATCTGTACTCACAATCGGGATAATTATCTCGGTGCGGCGATTGATAGCCTTTTGGGACAGGATTTCCCTGGGGAATTTGAGGTCATAGTGGTCGATAATGGGTCAAGCGATCGCACCCGTGAAGTTACGGAAGAAAGAGCCAATGACCCTAGATTAAAGTATATTTTTGAACCAGTTCTTGGTTTATCTGTCGCCCGCAATACTGGTGCAAAAACGGCAAAGTCTGAAATTATAGCCTATTTAGATGATGATGCTGTAGCTAGTCCTAGTTGGCTACAGGTATTATATGATGCTTATCAAAATAATCAGCAACTAGCGATCGCTGGCGGGAAAGTTACTCTGCTTTGGCCTCCCAATATAGAACCCCCAAAATGGCTATCTCCTGGTTTAGCAGGTAATTTAGGAGCTTATGACTTGGGTGATAGTGTAGTTTACATCGATCAACCAGGTCTAACACCCAGGGGTTTAAATTATTCCATCCGCCGTCAATTTCTCACAGAAATCGGTGGTTTTGACCCCCAATTAGGTAGAGTCGGCAAAAACCTCCTCTCCAACGAGGAACTGCAAATGACAGAACTGGCTCTAAAAAAGGGTTGGCAAGTAGCATACCTTCCCGCCGCCTTAGTAGCTCATAACGTTGCACCAGAACGCATTAATCGTTCTTGGTTTCTCAATCGCGGCTGGTGGCAAGGGATTAGTGAATGTTATCGCGAACAACTAGCAGGTAATGCCGGAGTCGCACAGTTTGGCCGAGGCGGGGAAAGATTTGTGAGGGGATTGTATAAAGCAGTACAATACTCCGTCAATGATCCAGCCCAAAGCTTTGATAATTTAGTTTATACTTACGGACAAATAGGTTATTTAAACGCCGTAATTCAAGGAATTTTATTTAAAAAGTAA
- the hpsU gene encoding hormogonium polysaccharide biosynthesis acetyltransferase HpsU has product MTIDSFVDLRKYDQSWFDRGRPSWYILLWWLVQAIAFPLTLHPFNGLRCALLRLFGARIGQGVIIRPTARFTYPWKVVIGDYTWIGDDVVLYSLDAIQIGQHCVISQKSYLCTGSHDIKDPTFGLKTASITIGDGVWVATDCFVAPGVQIGANAVIGARSSVFADIPSGQVCWGSPCRPQYPRVMGES; this is encoded by the coding sequence ATGACTATTGACTCCTTTGTAGATTTACGCAAATATGACCAATCATGGTTTGATCGCGGACGGCCTAGTTGGTACATTTTACTGTGGTGGTTAGTGCAGGCGATCGCTTTTCCTCTGACACTGCATCCTTTTAATGGTTTGCGCTGTGCTTTGCTACGCTTGTTTGGTGCGCGTATTGGTCAAGGCGTAATTATTCGTCCTACTGCCCGCTTTACCTATCCTTGGAAAGTTGTAATTGGTGACTATACTTGGATTGGTGATGATGTGGTTTTGTATAGTTTAGATGCGATTCAAATCGGTCAACACTGTGTCATTTCTCAAAAAAGTTATTTATGCACTGGTAGTCATGATATCAAAGACCCCACCTTTGGCTTGAAAACCGCAAGTATTACTATTGGTGATGGAGTCTGGGTAGCTACAGATTGTTTTGTTGCGCCAGGAGTGCAAATTGGTGCTAATGCTGTCATTGGCGCACGTAGCAGCGTTTTTGCTGATATACCATCTGGACAAGTTTGTTGGGGTAGTCCTTGCCGTCCCCAATATCCGAGAGTTATGGGTGAATCATAA
- a CDS encoding ABC transporter substrate-binding protein, translating into MKKFLLLITFNLLLFACSNSDNRDKINNLRSESSDHTNNSNAIPIGVAFAQTSNIALLGQEGIDGVKIAQEYFNSQGGINGKPINLVFQDAGGDEVGAINAFQNLINKDKVVGIVGPTLSQQAFSANPIAERAKVPVIGASNTAKGIPEIGDYIARVSSSVAIVAPHAVQAALKLNPKIKRVAVFYAQNDAFNKSETEIFQNTVKAKGLDLVTVQKFQTTDTDFQTQATNAINLKSDLVIISGLAVDGGNLVKQLRELGYQGLIIGGNGFNTSHIFSVCQALCDGIIIAQAYSPEHPNKINTAFRQAYLQQYKKQPSQVTAQAFTAVQVYVEALQSLNQKRPIEQLNLSELRTALNQELLAKKYDTPLGEIAFTPVGDVIQKQFYVAQLKMDANGLNGRFQYLK; encoded by the coding sequence ATGAAGAAATTTCTCCTATTAATTACTTTTAATTTACTTTTATTTGCCTGTAGTAATAGTGATAATCGTGACAAAATTAATAATCTTCGTAGTGAATCTTCCGATCATACCAATAATAGTAATGCTATTCCTATAGGTGTTGCTTTTGCCCAGACTAGCAATATTGCATTACTTGGTCAAGAAGGAATTGACGGCGTAAAAATTGCCCAGGAGTATTTTAATAGTCAAGGCGGTATCAACGGCAAACCAATTAACTTGGTGTTTCAAGATGCTGGTGGTGATGAAGTCGGAGCAATTAACGCTTTCCAAAATTTAATTAATAAAGATAAAGTAGTTGGTATTGTTGGGCCTACATTATCACAACAAGCCTTTAGTGCTAATCCCATCGCTGAACGCGCTAAAGTTCCTGTGATTGGGGCTTCTAATACTGCTAAAGGAATTCCCGAAATTGGAGATTATATAGCGCGTGTATCTTCTTCTGTGGCAATAGTTGCACCTCATGCTGTGCAAGCGGCTCTCAAACTAAACCCAAAAATTAAACGTGTAGCAGTCTTCTATGCTCAAAATGATGCTTTTAATAAATCAGAAACAGAAATATTTCAGAATACCGTCAAGGCGAAAGGTTTAGATTTAGTCACAGTGCAAAAATTTCAAACTACTGATACCGACTTCCAAACCCAAGCTACTAATGCTATTAACTTAAAATCAGATTTAGTGATTATTTCTGGTTTAGCTGTAGATGGTGGTAATTTAGTTAAACAATTAAGAGAATTAGGTTATCAAGGATTAATTATTGGTGGGAACGGTTTTAATACATCACATATATTTTCTGTATGTCAGGCTTTATGTGATGGTATAATTATTGCTCAAGCCTACAGTCCTGAACATCCCAATAAAATTAATACGGCATTTCGTCAAGCTTATCTTCAACAATATAAAAAACAACCATCACAAGTCACTGCTCAAGCATTTACCGCAGTTCAGGTATATGTAGAAGCTTTGCAATCTTTAAATCAAAAGCGTCCCATTGAGCAATTGAATCTATCAGAATTAAGGACAGCCTTAAACCAAGAACTACTAGCAAAAAAATATGATACTCCCCTTGGTGAAATTGCTTTTACACCAGTGGGAGATGTCATCCAAAAACAGTTTTATGTAGCTCAATTAAAGATGGATGCTAATGGTTTAAATGGTAGATTTCAATATTTAAAATAG